The Lineus longissimus chromosome 2, tnLinLong1.2, whole genome shotgun sequence genome window below encodes:
- the LOC135483442 gene encoding uncharacterized protein LOC135483442, translating into MYAKMGYFSGRYGTTTNLTSPVLTKVCRLEFAYYFNSDKTGSDFTVMLVKTDTRATDNIFSVTGAQGDRWNKERIDIRPYTSGGDFQVIFQAVHTSQGATNSYILDFVWTGCACSLSPCYHGSCSETLGFQCNCDPGWTASIENDWHEDTI; encoded by the exons ATGTATGCGAAGATGGGTTACTTCAGCGGCAGATACGGAACGACAACTAATCTGACATCTCCTGTCCTTACCAAAGTTTGCCGCCTTGAGTTTGCCTACTACTTCAACTCGGACAAAACTGGCTCTGACTTTACAGTGATGTTGGTCAAGACAGACACCAGGGCTACGGACAATATTTTCAGTGTGACAGGAGCACAGGGGGACCGCTGGAACAAGGAGAGGATAGATATTCGTCCTTACACATCCGGAGGAGATTTCCAG GTGATATTTCAAGCCGTCCACACCTCGCAAGGGGCTACGAATTCATACATATTGGATTTCGTCTGGACAGGATGTG CATGTTCACTATCCCCGTGCTATCATGGAAGCTGCTCCGAGACCCTTGGTTTTCAATGCAACTGTGATCCAGGATGGACAG CATCGATTGAAAATGACTGGCATGAAGATACAATTTAG
- the LOC135483489 gene encoding serine--tRNA ligase, mitochondrial-like, with protein sequence MKQMKSSLLCVGFRRIVSYGTPSQANVLSCLSKAKPKAKVSTTRAFSSSTASEMKTKPLLNRPEYDWLFLCNPAFTEELEQNIVYRKGVGDIRKVLELYKKLESTTKDADADTIKEELLDAASHLPNISHPSSPVGEESCAEVVDTFGTKRDFSFQPKGVVELGAYLGILRTKDLGLTTGQRTYYFIGALAKLEQALIQYSLDKLVNSGFTLVSVPDLIAPEIIEACGFNTTGTRTQVYKLGTRHGDMCLAGTAEMSLAGMFMNKVLQDTELPKKVAAVSRCYRAETSSVEEESGIYRVHHFTKVEMFGVTANESGEESEALFNEFVDIQKELFAGLGLNFQILNMPTQELGAPAYKKYDIEAWMPHKKFYGEISSTSNCTDYQSRRLHMKYVDDRYAVHHVHTVNGTACAIPRMVMAVLENYQNKDGSITVPERLVEYMGMDRIVKDCEPPIMQWIKKVKKT encoded by the exons ATGAAACAAATGAAATCATCCTTATTGTGTGTAGGATTTCGGCGAATAGTTTCCTATGGAACGCCATCACAAGCAAATGTGCTTAGTTGTTTGTCTAAGGCGAAGCCAAAGGCAAAG GTGTCAACAACAAGGGCATTTAGCTCATCAACCGCATCCGAGATGAAGACCAAACCATTATTGAATCGCCCGGAGTATGACTGGCTGTTCCTATGTAATCCTGCCTTCACTGAAGAACTTGAACAAAACATAGTATACAGGAAAGGTGTCGGAGACATCAGGAAAGTTCTTGAACTGTACAAAAAACTTGAGAGTACTACTAAAGATGCCGATGCAGACACAATTAAAGAAGAGCTATTGGATGCAGCGTCTCACCTCCCAAATATATCTCACCCATCATCTCCTGTTGGGGAGGAAAGTTGTGCAGAAGTTGTTGACACTTTTGGTACGAAGAGAGACTTTAGCTTTCAACCCAAGGGTGTGGTGGAACTGGGTGCTTATCTGGGCATTCTCAGGACAAAAGATTTAGGTTTGACGACTGGTCAAAGGACATACTACTTCATTGGTGCCTTAGCCAAATTAGAACAGGCCTTGATTCAGTATTCTTTAGATAAACTTGTCAACAGTGGGTTTACTCTTGTATCTGTCCCAGATTTGATCGCGCCAGAGATCATTGAAGCATGTGGCTTCAACACGACTGGCACAAGGACACAGGTTTATAAACTAGGTACACGCCATGGAGACATGTGTTTGGCAGGCACTGCTGAGATGTCTTTGGCTGGCATGTTCATGAATAAAGTCCTCCAGGACACGGAGCTACCGAAAAAAGTAGCGGCAGTGAGTCGTTGCTATCGTGCAGAGACGTCAAGCGTTGAGGAAGAATCCGGTATTTACCGAGTTCACCACTTCACGAAAGTTGAAATGTTTGGTGTGACTGCCAATGAGTCGGGAGAAGAAAGTGAGGCACTATTCAATGAGTTTGTGGATATTCAGAAAGAACTGTTCGCGGGACTTGGGTTGAATTTTCAGATTCTTAATATGCCTACTCAGGAGCTAGGTGCACCTGCCTACAAGAAATATGATATTGAGGCTTGGATGCCCCATAAGAAATTCTATGGCGAGATTTCAAGCACATCTAATTGCACTGATTATCAAAGTAGACGATTGCATATGAAATATGTTGATGATCGTTATGCTGTTCATCATGTCCACACTGTCAACGGTACTGCCTGTGCCATCCCTCGGATGGTTATGGCTGTTCTGGAGAACTATCAGAATAAAGATGGCTCAATTACTGTTCCCGAGAGACTTGTGGAGTACATGGGAATGGACAGGATAGTAAAAGACTGTGAACCACCCATCATGCAATGGATTAAAAAAGTAAAGAAGACTTGA
- the LOC135483490 gene encoding osteoclast-stimulating factor 1-like, which translates to MQRAPTRPAPPRPVPRPGQVKVVRAVYNYEAQQNDELSFDEGDLLYITDMNEGGWWKARCGGKEGLVPSNYVEEGTETVDNPLHEGAKRGNLPFLQECLRNKVSVNGLDKAGSTAIHWASHGGHMDCLQALLAVPNCQINVQNKLGDTPLHSAAWKGHPHIVEELLNRGARTDLLNNDKKSALDLAKSPETKALILAKVKPQQNATDYGDEEDSD; encoded by the exons ATGCAGCGAGCACCTACACGTCCAGCACCTCCCAGACCTGTTCCAAGACCTG GTCAGGTGAAAGTGGTCCGGGCAGTTTATAATTACGAAGCCCAACAG AATGATGAGCTGTCATTTGATGAAGGTGACCTTCTCTACATCACAGACATGAATGAAGGAGGTTGGTGGAAGGCCAGATGTGGAGGCAAAGAGGGGTTAGTCCCCAGCAATTATG TTGAGGAAGGTACTGAAACTGTTGACAACCCTCTTCATGAAGGAGCCAAAAGAGGCAATTTGCCCTTCTTACAGGAGTGTCTCAGAAATAAG gtttcagtGAATGGGCTTGACAAAGCTGGTTCCACGGCAATCCACTGGGCGTCACATGGAGGACACATGGATTGTCTTCAAGCACTATTGGCAGTGCCCAACTGTCAGATAAATGTGCAG AACAAACTTGGAGACACCCCGCTCCATTCTGCTGCTTGGAAAGGCCACCCTCACATCGTGGAGGAGTTACTTAACAGAGGTGCTAGGACTGATTTACTTAACAATGATAAAAAGAGTGCCTTAGACTTAGCTAAGAGTCCAGAGACAAAAGCTCTTATCTTAGCTAAAG tgAAGCCACAGCAAAATGCGACCGATTATGGAGATGAAGAGGACTCAGATTAG
- the LOC135483491 gene encoding sedoheptulokinase-like yields the protein MAENGGLDFVLGIDLGTTTVKVALVDSKDNTVVQTLSRETKATVPNDLGPLGDEQDPERVLTALQFCVSGLPKEKLLRVSRVGISGQMHGIIFWKSRAGWTQNNFGRFDPDKTSQLFTWQDGRCTKDFLSKLPEPDSHLRLATGMGCATVFWFMENKPSFLEDYDCAGTIQDFVVAMLCHLERPVMSIQNAASWGYFDTVSKQWNSERLSAAGFPIHFLPKVCDTGTLVGHLECAWYNIPEGTPIGAAFGDLQCSMYSSLQQEHDAVLNISTSAQLAFQMPTDFVPPSTNPDDTINYFPYFNDRYLAVAASLTGGNTMAAFVKMLQQWTHALGLGVPENKIWERVLALGQECHDTDLEIVPTIYGERHKPDQHASVTHISTLNLTLGSVYRSLCRGIISNLYSMMSSEFLIGSNIKRIVGSGSALTKNCVLQEEVEGHYKLPVTYGNGVDAAVGAALVILKH from the exons ATGGCAGAGAATGGTGGCCTTGATTTCGTGTTGGGGATCGATTTGGGCacaaccactgtcaaagtggcATTAGTAGATAGTAAAGATAACACTGTTGTGCAGACTTTATCAAGGGAAACCAAGGCAACTGTTCCCAATGATTTAGGTCCTCTGGGTGATGAGCAGGATCCAGAACGTGTCCTTACTGCACTGCAGTTCTGTGTATCAGGCCTTCCTAAAGAAAAGTTACTCCGCGTCAGTCGGGTTGGCATCTCCGGGCAGATGCACGGCATTATATTCTGGAAGTCCCGAGCAGGATGGACCCAGAATAACTTCGGAAGGTTTGACCCAGATAAAACGAGTCAACTTTTTACGTGGCAGGACGGGAGATGCACAAAAGATTTCTTAAGTAAACTACCGGAGCCCGACTCGCATTTGCGGTTAGCCACAGGAATGGGCTGTGCAACAGTTTTCTGGTTTATGGAAAATAAACCGTCTTTTCTCGAGGATTATGACTGCGCTGGGACGATTCAAGACTTTGTTGTCGCAATGTTGTGTCATTTAGAACGACCCGTCATGTCCATCCAGAATGCCGCCAGTTGGGGATACTTCGACACAGTTTCCAAGCAGTGGAATAGTGAAAG ATTATCAGCTGCTGGTTTCCCAATCCACTTCTTACCAAAAGTCTGTGATACAGGAACATTAGTCGGCCACCTCGAGTGTGCATGGTACAATATCCCTGAGGGGACACCGATTGGTGCTGCTTTTGGTGATCTTCAGTGCTCAATGTACTCTAGCCTTCAACAAGAACATGATGCAG TGCTCAACATCAGTACGTCAGCTCAGTTAGCATTCCAAATGCCAACAGACTTCGTCCCTCCTTCCACGAACCCTGACGATACCATAAACTACTTCCCTTACTTCAATGATCGCTACTTGGCGGTAGCTGCCAGTCTAACTGGGGGTAACACCATGGCTGCATTTGTCAAGATGTTACAACAGTGGACGCATGCACTGG GCTTGGGTGTACCAGAGAATAAAATCTGGGAACGTGTCCTCGCATTGGGTCAGGAGTGCCACGACACCGACTTAGAGATAGTTCCAACCATCTACGGCGAGCGCCACAAACCCGACCAGCACGCATCCGTCACACATATATCAACCCTGAATTTGACCTTGGGGAGTGTCTACCGGTCACTTTGTCGTGGGATTATCTCGAACTTGTATAGTATGATGTCATCCGAGTTTCTAATTGGATCAAATATCAAGCGGATAGTTGGAAGTGGATCTGCTTTGACTAAAAACTGTGTTCTCCAGGAGGAAGTGGAGGGACACTACAAGCTCCCTGTTACCTATGGCAACGGTGTGGATGCGGCAGTAGGTGCTGCACTAGTCATCCTCAAACATTGA
- the LOC135483492 gene encoding uncharacterized protein LOC135483492: MWNLILYCIAVVVGLFLIYLFDPKSEKLTEEEKVAKKRKDDYQKSSFFAVLGLSKDDFLHFKAFEDHFETFQDVSRACKRAGLENVNLVIGVDFTASNEWQGRKTFGGNSLHKIVAGKTYNPYQKVISILSQALEPFIAENAISAYGFGDSHTTDQDVFPFIGDDNECGSFEDILDIYNKIAARISLSGPTSFAPLIYRCIEMAKVKKQYHILVIIADGQVNEEQPTINAIVDASAFPISIIVVGVGDGPWDIMEEFDNHLPRRKFDNFQFVDYHKVTLKAKNPDAAFALHALMEVPDQYKTIKMLSYLTGKETDV; this comes from the coding sequence ATGTGGAATCTCATCCTCTACTGTATTGCTGTGGTCGTGGGGCTCTTCCTCATTTACCTCTTCGACCCAAAGTCAGAGAAACTCACAGAGGAAGAAAAAGTTGCCAAGAAACGCAAGGATGATTACCAGAAGAGTAGTTTCTTTGCCGTACTTGGACTGAGCAAGGATGATTTTCTGCATTTCAAGGCATTTGAGGATCACTTTGAGACATTCCAGGATGTGAGTCGAGCATGTAAGCGGGCAGGTTTGGAGAATGTTAACCTTGTGATTGGGGTCGACTTTACTGCAAGTAATGAATGGCAAGGCAGGAAGACATTTGGCGGTAACAGCTTGCACAAAATCGTTGCTGGTAAAACATATAATCCATATCAAAAAGTTATAAGTATCCTCTCGCAAGCCCTGGAGCCATTCATTGCAGAGAATGCAATCAGTGCCTACGGTTTTGGCGACTCACACACAACAGACCAGGATGTGTTCCCTTTCATCGGTGACGATAACGAGTGTGGGTCCTTTGAGGACATCTTGGACATTTACAACAAAATTGCAGCCAGAATATCTCTGAGTGGACCAACAAGTTTTGCACCTTTGATCTATAGATGTATTGAGATGGCAAAAGTAAAGAAACAATATCATATCTTGGTGATCATCGCAGACGGACAAGTAAACGAGGAACAACCGACAATCAATGCCATTGTTGATGCGTCTGCTTTCCCGATCAGTATCATCGTGGTTGGCGTTGGTGATGGCCCATGGGACATCATGGAAGAGTTTGATAATCATTTGCCAAGACGCAAGTTCGATAATTTTCAGTTTGTTGATTATCACAAGGTGACTTTGAAGGCTAAGAATCCAGATGCTGCGTTTGCCCTACATGCTTTGATGGAGGTGCCGGACCAGTACAAGACAATCAAGATGCTGTCATACCTAACTGGGAAAGAAACAGATGTTTag